The Chaetodon trifascialis isolate fChaTrf1 chromosome 17, fChaTrf1.hap1, whole genome shotgun sequence genome has a segment encoding these proteins:
- the LOC139346097 gene encoding uncharacterized protein has protein sequence MEKKTRQLTPEQDALEHILACRDKPFLEARFIDSFKGRGVFTHKAIEPSTFVVEYRGNIFSHKDTRPEKKCGDTLNNYLFEFSWEGADWCIDASAEDRTLGRLVNDDHISPNCEMKKVVCEGKPHLCLFAVRKISPGEEITYSYGDASYPWRSTEPFGGSSTSYTDFYATSTPGNERFSDSEAASSFEHSGSDDDDKLPDSGASNENDTFANIISQLDFRKKPPTDLDSSREMSGTSMLQSDNTSWTQQEDEADFSSDEDDWDGDSRPRKAKRKPKKPSSKSINYCYVCGVGFSKIARHLLTHADEEPDIARAFKLRKKSKERKKVLTELRNRGNYRHNQEVLKNNSGELKLRRRSTAEAIGTKTHVHCPYCKAMFKRKEMWRHVARCPFKTASNTESKGKAKVLTEIALAESPYSQKLPSIVWKVLSTMRQDETAFAVQNDFLLMQLAQRLCEKYETNPNKQDYIRQKLREMGRLLIALHEKSIFSFEEAIKPKNFPKVVEAVRDIAGFDEQMQSYKKPSLAFKLSHSLKRIGAMVFTGVDGDEQMKKDTKTFMKLCAREWSELVSQTAMASLSGRKANNPSTIPFTRDMQVFYRHLETTSASAIESLKRHESPQAYNALSRVTLAQVSVLNKCTPEVSKMTLKTFQERADTTRVLSKHFIRINILSRTGQNVAVLLTSELVSALTLLVSKREACGVHQDNPFLFARPDSSPTSLYNGRNCIRAFSSLCHAKNPEHLRSVHLHKHIARVFQILNLENDELRHLAKLLGHDIRADRDYYRLPEAAVELAKIAKLLLAMEKGSLERFKGSSLQEIEIEDELEPDVEQGNPENAEAEEDDDESDLLLQQSAAVEQQAVTKKQRRQLTPEQDAREHIKSGRDKPFLEEAFIDSFKGRGVFARESIEPSTFVVEFRGNIFSHGETRRKKCGDTLSNYLFDFWWSGTNWCVDASKEDGSLGRLVNDDHMSPNCKMSKIVHEGKPHLCLFAVKKISPGEEITFNYGGSSCPWRSAEPSEDLNAPQTDLHAPSPCEDESAEDSAGASSSAESCSDDEYVPDDEPSSDEGSSEQRPVDEEDEADGSSDEKPKDRSYARRNYCYVCGKAQTRISRHLLTHRKEEPEIAEVFALRRNSKERSNLLVMLRNRGNYKHNQQVLKTCRGELKVNRRNQNLSTNTKAFALCQYCKGAYARKDLWQHTLRCSLNKSSTCPTGRWNKVLSLIVAAELTDVHLSSDVSSMFRKMKKDEIATLVWNDPYILQLAQCLCHMNDSKRKKHEYITHKLRLMGRLLLTLRKRSISSFEDAVKPQNFSKLVEAVRELAGFNEEAKSYDSPSVILIMANLLKKVGDINFARALKEDADKQKTQEAAKFMKLCAGEWDRLLPPKSRVNGTPTVPFIHDVQLFYWCTEKITASAVQSLTMYGSPPVYHALLRVVAAQLSVLNKNIAEVSRVTLKSFNERDETEPHDDAEAPQSQLDQILSKHSVKISVVSIGGRKLLVTLTPKLLSAITLLVSKRDSCGVHKNNPFLFARPIAARMSFCHGWRCLSMFTARCGVKNALTLRSVHFQKHIARVFQFLSLTKEELEQLAEVLGRDIRTDTEYYQTPEAAVDIAKVSELMSAMQNGSFERFEGKSFEEIEISDELEPDREDDPENSDAEEDNEESESSLQLSGPSSSSTAKDSRRVSSSRKRGRGRKRRRKSESEESELNDEEMDEDAEKGDGSEDVPESCDVSTPEKTLCRTNEDAMRMSFSDDDEDMNVDFDMDTDEDVGTNEDHDGDTNSSAAMSLIPGVHDKTEQDNDTRRTDSPPNKPTAASDPEETVDKDGGNHVEEDTEKRGEEQRQWTDVDSRSSSAFLNTEKTNNLSAVVAAMKEVKILIPKLDIEKLRTQDHLSQLSSVCNSATRRGDGQPVHDDSSQRPASTDINEPSDAKHDETNQAAQMICCHCKKTMMKGQTAYQKKGFTDVFCSKSCLFKIFPINRPGTKTCHHCLRPISQPLDLIMAAVDVKGTMKDFCSVTCLSSFKSNSVPTQTLQSTCSMCNKPCTTTRELTLNEELRKFCSDSCLEDFRRENTSACENCNAAFHSKPLVLKLKEETKTVCSDECLGEFKKKINTPHQCHMCRASKPMSNMVHYKTGEDVAELFCTRACVTSYRLRPAIVRSLKGKKILAWLKRRKRGKQLKRKLNAKKASAAAESDVASLVTADSNAVCRHCGKTLRRGQTLYKLKSSPDVFCSASCFSERHPHVTLVTKKCHNCFQVITRPQNIILAPVDDSGTMKELCSNTCLASVNCKRNMAAPKPTHVRPRSECRMCSKFCYCRFRVNLDGSGYRLCSNACLVDFHKVNNLSVFTCDVCSSIFKDERLLLKVEDGSKNICSEECLVKFKEKVATPQLCPMCQTTHQMSDMVENKNDEGKLDFFCSNRCMMVHKTQSFTVSGRNSPTFNENDTKEVKPSLPNLKCIKEEPIDEEYNQNLSSSISTENIKDEPNVVKEDLKIGSVFSLTGDSKSAAPTLTHVDCLESCSNCKKVLMDGETVYQRKGHTYIFCATSCLSKFYQMKQAKKTCHFCLQTIEQSQDVLQAPVDNEETMKDFCSQTCLSSFNYKRIMSTKITMVPVASHSQCSMCSRYCISKHEIIQQDVVHKICSDPCFLRFCNMNNLSICENCRSHCSSPVTLKMEDGSTKLCSAECLAQFKQKIKTPQPCSMCCTPCLMSEMIGNRNSEDVMELFCTSSCVMASKIQAVSAAGTTLNCDNCAKSTVPACHLAMSDASIRNFCTLTCAMAFKDTQNAATSTTAASEKTHWDFLKPPEKLPCAQCRRILKSTPQVVQKKGKMNFVCSLACSQEFKRVNNIMGKCEYCKNERIIRDAQRVNSKDCYFCSDGCKMLFCHELEKQWGDHCRSCAYCFSISKTVVTAQYKGADETFCSEDCNSHYKRLFCHVARCDTCGREGKLRQSLRMLGEVRHFCDLKCLLHFCNKKVQMVNTVSSPGPASTAESSPVITNTISLAGILMREPRASASSAQHVSVPDIQAKVVGHASVQTVSKEVKNKSMLCTPLVHNKGVSCTTQTMDTEAQTDEFVPKVIALPVPVPVYVPVPMNMYSQYTPKPVGLPLPLPVPVFLPVTPDPTGTPTKETIQSDPSEGELNNKSELRRAQDERDETEDGQKDNVVTKEGQGIPIVQEETTTCKLSSEHTSKRSHDSDLDHQAAFDNQEDSFSDSSSTSFTPSHTHEKAPQVLEVGAPSESELPPAPPAPPAPSAPSAPPAPPAPSAPPAPPAPSAPPAPPAPSAPPAPSAPPAPPAPSAPPAPPAPEKQTVGKVHNKNKGWKLQQFSKAAKKDPPHRNLPTAGTRKHHKLKSQCGIDAWKRWIQWRRSQTGLPLISLNEDVLRSSAAELSDGLCCFITEVKQADGEPYGPDGLFYLCLSIQQYLFENGRMENIFSDLSYKKFSAGFTKTLKAFKASVAASACIQSCVEENFLWDCKQLGAYSPIVLLDTLLFFCCKHFGLTTVEQHRQLSFAHVACYSKNPKTTVLRFDPPVSTNKAESDADSVPSKKRKKNESKEEILEMMENVENPLRCPVRLYQFYLSKCPESVRRRSDVFYLLPDRSCVPSSRLWFSSTPLDDSTMEAMLVRILTVRELQGEDGRGVHQQTSDDA, from the exons atggagaagaaaacaagacaactAACTCCTGAGCAGGATGCTCTGGAGCACATACTTGCTTGTAGAGACAAACCATTTCTGGAGGCGAGGTTCATAGACTCCTTTAAAG GAAGAGGAGTGTTCACCCACAAAGCCATTGAACCATCCACATTTGTTGTTGAATATCGGGGGAACATCTtttctcacaaagacacaaggCCTGAGAAGAAATGTGGTGACACTCTGAACAATTATTTGTTTGAGTTTTCATGGGAAGGAGCAGACTGGTG CATTGATGCCTCAGCGGAGGACAGGACCCTTGGAAGGCTTGTGAATGACGATCACATAAGTCCCAACTGTGAAATGAAGAAAGTTGTGTGTGAGGGAAAGCCACACTTGTGCCTGTTTGCAGTGAGGAAAATATCTCCAGGCGAGGAGATAACCTACAGCTACGGGGACGCCTCTTACCCGTGGCGCTCAACA GAGCCCTTTGGTGGATCAAGTACTTCATACACAGACTTCTATGCTACTTCAACACCAGGGAATGAACGG TTTTCGGACTCGGAGGCAGCTTCCAGCTTTGAACATTCTGGCTCGGATGACGATGACAAACTTCCTGACAGTGGAGCAAGTAATGAAAATGACACTTTTGCCAACATCATCAGTCAGCTGGACTTCAGGAAGAAGCCACCGACGGATTTAGATTCCTCTCGAGAGATGTCTGGGACCTCTATGCTGCAGTCTGACAACACTTCATGGACCCAgcaggaggatgaagctgatTTCAGTTCTGATGAAGATGACTGGGATGGAGACTCTAGACCCAGAAAGGCTAAACGAAAACCCAAAAAGCCTTCTTCCAAAAGTATAAACTATTGTTATGTTTGCGGGGTAGGCTTTAGTAAAATTGCTCGACATCTTTTGACACATGCCGATGAAGAGCCTGATATCGCTCGAGCTTTTAAATTACGTAAAAAGTCGAAGGAGCGGAAAAAGGTACTGACTGAATTACGGAACAGGGGAAACTACAGACATAATCAAGAGGTGCTGAAGAACAACAGCGGAGAGTTAAAACTGAGAAGACGATCGACAGCCGAGGCGATTGGTACTAAAACACATGTGCACTGTCCATATTGTAAAGCCATGTTTAAACGTAAGGAAATGTGGAGGCATGTAGCCAGATGTCCTTTTAAGACAGCCTCAAACACTGAATCAAAAGGCAAGGCAAAGGTCTTAACTGAGATTGCTCTTGCAGAGTCACCATACTCCCAAAAACTTCCATCTATTGTGTGGAAAGTGCTCTCAACTATGCGCCAAGATGAGACTGCATTTGCAGTTCAAAATGATTTCCTTCTCATGCAGCTTGCACAGCGTCTGTGCGAGAAGTATGAAACTAATCCAAATAAACAGGATTACATCAGACAGAAGCTGCGAGAAATGGGAAGGCTTTTGATAGCGCTGCATGAAAAGTCGATATTTAGCTTCGAAGAAGCAATCAAACCCAAAAACTTTCCTAAAGTTGTCGAGGCTGTCAGGGACATCGCAGGCTTTGATGAACAGATGCAGAGCTATAAGAAACCAAGTCTGGCTTTTAAATTAAGCCATTCACTCAAAAGAATAGGCGCCATGGTCTTCACTGGCGTTGATGGCGACGAGCAgatgaagaaagacacaaagacattcatgaaATTGTGTGCAAGAGAATGGAGTGAGCTTGTCTCCCAGACAGCCATGGCTTCGCTGAGTGGACGTAAAGCAAACAACCCGTCTACCATACCGTTCACACGGGACATGCAGGTTTTCTACAGGCACCTGGAAACAACTTCAGCTTCTGCCATTGAAAGTCTGAAGAGGCATGAAAGCCCACAGGCCTACAACGCACTTTCCAGGGTGACGCTCGCGCAGGTGTCCGTCTTAAACAAATGCACACCTGAGGTTTCGAAAATGACTCTGAAAACATTCCAGGAGAGGGCCGACACCACCCGAGTGTTGTCCAAACACTTCATCAGGATAAATATTCTGAGCAGGACTGGCCAAAACGTTGCTGTCCTGTTGACTTCTGAACTTGTCAGTGCTTTAACACTGCTTGTTAGCAAGAGAGAGGCATGCGGCGTCCACCAGGACAACCCTTTCTTGTTCGCAAGGCCCGACTCCTCTCCTACAAGCCTTTACAACGGAAGGAACTGCATCAGGGCTTTTTCAAGTCTGTGTCATGCGAAGAACCCAGAGCACCTCAGGTCGGTGCATCTTCACAAGCACATTGCAAGAGTCTTCCAGATTCTCAACCTGGAGAACGACGAGCTCCGTCACCTCGCTAAACTGTTGGGCCACGACATCCGGGCTGACAGGGACTATTATCGGTTGCCAGAGGCAGCTGTGGAGCTCGCAAAAATAGCGAAACTTCTTCTTGCAATGGAAAAGGGCTCTCTGGAAAGGTTCAAAGGAAGCTCTCTGCAGGAAATTGAGATTGAGG ATGAATTGGAGCCAGATGTGGAGCAGGGCAACCCTGAAAacgcagaggcagaggaggacgaTGACGAATCGGATCTTTTGCTTCAGCAGAGCG ctgctgtggaACAACAGGCTGTCACGAAGAAGCAGAGAAGGCAGCTGACTCCAGAGCAAGATGCCCGGGAGCACATAAAGTCTGGCAGAGACAAACCTTTCCTGGAGGAAGCGTTTATTGACTCCTTTAAAG GGAGAGGTGTCTTCGCCCGGGAGTCCATCGAACCGTCCACCTTCGTTGTTGAGTTTCGGGGCAACATCTTCTCTCACGGAGAAACCAGGAGAAAGAAATGTGGCGATACTCTGAGCAACTATCTGTTCGACTTCTGGTGGAGTGGAACGAACTGGTG CGTCGATGCTTCCAAAGAGGACGGGTCCCTCGGAAGACTCGTGAATGACGATCACATGAGTCCCAActgcaaaatgagcaaaatcgTTCATGAGGGAAAACCACACTTGTGCCTGTTCGCAGTGAAGAAGATATCTCCAGGCGAGGAGATAACGTTCAACTATGGGGGCTCCTCTTGCCCGTGGCGCTCAGCG GAACCCAGTGAGGACCTGAACGCACCGCAGACGGACCTACATGCACCGTCTCCATGTGAGGATGAAAGT GCTGAGGACTCAGCCGGAGCCTCCAGTTCTGCTGAATCCTGCTCTGATGACGAGTACGTACCTGACGATGAACCAAGTAGTGATGAAGGTTCTTCTGAGCAGCGACCCgttgatgaggaggatgaggccGATGGCAGCTCTGATGAAAAGCCCAAAGACCGTTCCTACGCCAGAAGAAATTATTGTTACGTTTGCGGGAAAGCTCAAACAAGAATTTCTCGCCACCTTCTCACCCACAGAAAAGAAGAGCCTGAAATAGCTGAAGTGTTTGCGCTTCGCCGAAACTCCAAGGAGCGAAGTAACTTGCTGGTTATGTTACGAAACAGAGGGAATTACAAACATAATCAACAGGTTTTGAAGACTTGCCGCGGAGAGCTTAAAGTGAACAGAAGAAACCAAAACCTGTCCACCAATACTAAAGCATTTGCACTCTGTCAGTACTGTAAAGGCGCGTATGCTCGTAAGGACCTGTGGCAACATACGCTAAGATGTTCCTTAAATAAGTCCTCAACGTGTCCAACAGGTCGCTggaataaagtcttatctttgATTGTTGCTGCAGAGTTAACTGACGTTCATCTCTCATCGGATGTGAGTAGCATGTtcaggaaaatgaagaaagacGAGATCGCGACTTTGGTTTGGAATGATCCCTATATACTGCAGCTGGCACAGTGTTTGTGCCACATGAatgacagcaaaagaaaaaaacatgagtaCATCACGCacaagctgaggctgatgggaagaCTCCTGTTAACGCTGAGGAAAAGGTCGATATCTAGTTTTGAAGATGCTGTCAAGCCCCAAAACTTCAGCAAACTCGTCGAGGCCGTCAGAGAGCTCGCCGGTTTCAACGAAGAGGCGAAGTCCTACGACAGTCCAAGTGTGATTCTGATAATGGCGAATTTGCTCAAGAAAGTTGGGGACATTAACTTCGCCAGGGCATTGAAAGAGGACGCCGATAAACAGAAGACACAGGAAGCGGCGAAGTTCATGAAGCTGTGCGCAGGAGAGTGGGACCGCCTCCTCCCGCCGAAATCCCGAGTGAACGGCACACCGACCGTGCCGTTCATACACGATGTGCAGCTTTTCTATTGGTGCACTGAGAAGATAACGGCTTCTGCAGTTCAAAGTCTGACCATGTATGGGAGCCCTCCGGTGTACCACGCACTTCTCAGAGTGGTCGCCGCTCAGTTGTCAGtcttaaacaaaaacattgcagAAGTTTCAAGAGTAACGCTCAAGTCTTTCAACGAAAGGGACGAGACTGAGCCTCACGACGACGCAGAGGCTCCTCAGTCACAGTTGGATCAAATTCTGTCCAAGCACTCTGTGAAGATCAGTGTTGTGAGCATCGGGGGCAGAAAACTTCTTGTTACATTGACCCCAAAGCTGCTCAGTGCAATAACACTGCTTGTGAGTAAGAGAGACTCCTGCGGCGTGCATAAAAATAACCCCTTCTTATTTGCGAGACCCATTGCCGCACGTATGAGCTTCTGCCATGGGTGGCGGTGCCTCAGCATGTTCACAGCTCGCTGCGGCGTAAAGAATGCGCTGACCCTCAGGTCTGTGCATTTTCAGAAGCACATTGCGAGAGTTTTCCAGTTTCTCAGCCTCACAAAGGAGGAGCTCGAGCAGCTCGCCGAAGTGCTGGGCCGGGACATCCGCACCGACACGGAGTATTATCAGACGCCAGAGGCAGCCGTCGACATCGCCAAGGTCTCAGAGCTGATGTCAGCGATGCAGAATGGATCTTTTGAGAGATTCGAGGGAAAATCTTTTGAGGAAATTGAGATTTCAG ATGAACTGGAGCCAGATAGGGAGGACGACCCTGAAAACAGTGACGCTGAGGAGGACAATGAAGAATCAGAAAGTTCCCTTCAGCTCAGCG gtcCTTCGTCCTCGTCAACAGCTAAAGACTCCCGCAGAGTCTCGTCCTCGAGGAAACGTGGCCgaggcagaaagaggaggaggaagagtgaaagTGAGGAATCTGAGCTGAATGATGAAGAAATGGACGAGGACGCAGAGAAGGGTGACGGGTCAGAGGACGTGCCCGAGAGCTGTGACGTCAGCACGCCTGAGAAGACGCTGTGTCGCACCAATGAGGACGCAATGAGGATGTCTTTTAGCGATGACGATGAGGACATGAATGTGGACTTTGACATGGACACCGATGAGGACGTTGGCACAAACGAGGACCACGatggagacacaaacagctcAGCAGCAATGTCTTTGATACCAGGTGTCCACGATAAGACAGAGCAGGACAACGACACCAGGAGGACAGACAGCCCACCAAACAAGCCCACCGCTGCTTCGGACCCTGAAGAGACCGTGGACAAGGACGGAGGGAACCATGTGGAGGAAGACactgaaaagagaggagaggaacagagacagtGGACGGATGTGGACAGCAGAAGTTCCTCTGCCTTTTTAAATACAG AAAAGACCAACAACTTgtcagctgtggtggctgcaatGAAAGAAGTGAAGATATTAATCCCAAAACTGGACATT GAGAAGTTGAGGACTCAAGACCACTTGTCCCAGTTATCATCGGTCTGTAACTCTGCCACGAGGCGAGGGGACGGTCAGCCCGTCCATGACGACAGCAGCCAGCGTCCAGCGTCCACGGACATCAACGAGCCCAGCGATGCGAAG CATGACGAGACGAATCAGGCGGCGCAGATGATCTGCTGCCACTGCAAGAAGACCATGATGAAGGGCCAAACGGCCTATCAGAAGAAGGGATTCACAGACGTCTTCTGCTCCAAAAGCTGCCTGTTCAAAATATTTCCCATCAACCGACCAGGCACCAAGACCTGTCATCACTGCCTCAG gCCCATATCGCAGCCTCTGGACCTCATCATGGCTGCAGTGGACGTGAAGGGAACTATGAAGGACTTCTGCAGtgtgacctgtctgtcctcGTTTAAGTCCAACAGCGTGCCCACCCAGACGCTGCAGTCAACCTGCAGCATGTGCAACAAACCCTGCACT ACCACGCGTGAGTTGACCCTGAACGAGGAGCTCCGCAAGTTTTGCAGCGACTCCTGCCTGGAAGATTTCCGCAGGGAAAACACGAGCGCCTGTGAGAACTGCAACGCCGCCTTCCACAGCAAACCGCTCGTCctgaagctgaaggaggaaacCAAAACCGTCTGCAGCGACGAGTGTCTGGGCGAGTTCAAAAAG AAAATCAACACACCCCATCAGTGCCACATGTGCCGCGCTTCCAAGCCGATGTCCAACATGGTTCACTACAAAACCGGTGAGGACGTGGCGGAGCTCTTTTGCACTCGCGCCTGTGTGACGTCATACAGACTCCGACCTGCGATTGTACGCAGCCTTAAAG GAAAGAAGATATTGGCTTggttgaagaggaggaaaagaggcaaGCAGTTGAAACGAAAACTGAATGCT AAGAAAGCGTCTGCAGCCGCTGAGTCGGACGTGGCGTCACTCGTCACCGCAGACTCAAACGCTGTCTGCCGCCACTGTGGGAAGACGCTGCGGAGAGGACAGACTCTTTACAAGCTGAAGAGCTCACCGGACGTCTTTTGTTCAGCCTCTTGCTTCTCTGAAAGGCATCCGCACGTCACATTAGTCACCAAGAAGTGTCACAACTGCTTTCA GGTGATAACACGGCCTCAGAACATCATCCTCGCTCCGGTGGACGATTCAGGAACGATGAAGGAACTGTGCAGCAACACCTGCCTCGCTTCTGTCAACTGCAAGAGGAACATGGCCGCCCCAAAACCCACACATGTACGACCTCGGTCAGAGTGCAGGATGTGCTCCAAGTTTTGCTAT TGCAGGTTCAGGGTGAACCTGGACGGCTCCGGGTATAGACTCTGCAGCAACGCCTGTTTGGTTGACTTCCACAAAGTCAACAACCTGTCTGTGTTTACCTGCGACGTCTGCAGCTCCATCTTCAAAGACGAACGCCTCCTGCTGAAGGTGGAGGATGGAAGTAAAAACATCTGCAGCGAAGAATGTCTGGTCAAGTTCAAAGAG AAAGTCGCGACGCCTCAGCTGTGCCCCATGTGCCAGACGACTCATCAGATGTCGGATATGGTCGAAAACAAAAACGATGAGGGCAAGCTGGACTTCTTCTGTAGCAACAGATGCATGATGGTACACAAGACTCAGTCTTTCACGGTGTCAG GAAGGAACAGCCCAACATTTAATGAAAACGACACTAAAGAAGTGAAGCCATCGCTACCGAACCTCAAGTGT ATAAAAGAAGAGCCCATTGATGAAGAGTACAACCAGAATCTCTCATCCTCCATATCCACAGAAAACATCAAGGACGAACCTAATGTGGTTAAG GAGGACCTGAAGATTGGCTCAGTCTTCTCCTTGACGGGTGACTCCAAGTCTGCAGCGCCCACCCTCACCCACGTGGATTGTCTTGAGTCTTGCTCCAACTGCAAAAAGGTTCTGATGGACGGAGAGACTGTTTACCAGAGGAAGGGCCACACATATATCTTCTGCGCCACTTCCTGCCTTTCGAAGTTTTACCAAATGAAACAAGCTAAGAAGACTTGCCACTTCTGCCTTCA GACGATAGAACAGTCTCAGGACGTCCTCCAGGCGCCGGTGGACAATGAGGAGACGATGAAGGATTTCTGCAGTCAGACCTGCCTGTCCTCCTTCAACTACAAGAGAATCATGTCCACCAAAATAACCATGGTGCCAGTGGCATCACACTCACAGTGCAGCATGTGCAGCAGATATTGCATC AGCAAACATGAGATCATACAGCAGGACGTCGTCCACAAGATCTGCAGTGATCCCTGTTTCCTCCGTTTCTGCAACATGAACAACTTGTCCATCTGTGAGAACTGCCGCTCCCACTGCAGCTCGCCTGTCACGCTCAAGATGGAAGATGGCAGCACAAAACTGTGCAGTGCAGAGTGTCTGGCCCAATTCAAACAG aaaatcaaaaccCCTCAGCCGTGCTCCATGTGCTGCACCCCCTGTCTGATGTCAGAGATGattggaaacagaaacagtgagGACGTGATGGAGCTGTTTTGTACCTCCAGCTGTGTGATGGCGTCCAAGATCCAGGCTGTCAGCGCAGCAG GTACTACATTGAATTGTGATAACTGTGCTAAGAGTACAGTCCCAGCCTGCCACCTCGCCATGTCAGACGCCTCCATCAGGAACTTCTGCACTCTAACCTGTGCCATGGCTTTTAAG GACACCCAGAACGCTGCCACCAGCACAACGGCAGCCTCTGAGAAAACCCACTGGGATTTCCTGAAGCCACCAGAGAAACTGCCATGCGCTCAGTGTCGGCGCATCCTAAAATCTACACCCCAGGTCGTCCAGAAAAAG gGCAAAATGAATTTCGTGTGTAGCCTCGCCTGTTCTCAAGAGTTTAAGAGGGTCAACAACATCATGGGCAAGTGTGAGTATTGTAAGAATGAGAGGATCATCAGAGACGCCCAGAGGGTCAACAGCAAAGACTGCTACTTCTGCAGCGACG GCTGTAAGATGCTCTTTTGCCATGAGCTGGAGAAGCAGTGGGGGGATCACTGCCGCTCGTGCGCTTACTGCTTCTCCATCTCGAAGACGGTGGTGACGGCGCAGTACAAAGGTGCTGACGAGACGTTCTGCTCTGAAGACTGCAACTCACACTACAAAAGGCTCTTCTGCCAT GTTGCCAGGTGTGACACCTGTGGCCGCGAAGGGAAGCTGAGGCAGAGTCTTCGCATGCTGGGAGAGGTCAGACACTTCTGCGACCTGAAGTGTCTCCTACATTTCTGCAACAAAAAGGTCCAGATGGTCAACACAG TCTCTTCACCTGGACCTGCCAGTACCGCCGAGTCCTCACCGGTCATCACTAACACCATCTCGCTCGCTGGCATTTTGATGAGGGAGCCGAGAGCCTCTGCCAGCTCTGCACAGCATG TCTCCGTCCCTGACATTCAGGCAAAGGTTGTTGGACAT GCCAGTGTTCAAACAGTCTCCAAGGAAGTGAAGAACAAGTCCATGCTCTGCACACCGTTGGTCCATAACAAAGGAGTCTCCTGTACGACTCAGACGATGGACACAGAAGCACAGACGG ACGAATTTGTACCCAAAGTCATAGCCCTGCCTGTCCCGGTGCCGGTGTACGTCCCCGTGCCGATGAACATGTACAGCCAGTACACACCAAAGCCTGTCGGCCTTCCCTTACCG CTGCCAGTGCCCGTGTTTCTTCCTGTGACGCCGGACCCGACGGGGACACCCACGAAGGAGACGATCCAGTCCGACCCCTCTGAGGGAGAGCTCAACAACAAGTCTGAGCTGAGGAGAGCGCAAGATGAGAGGGACGAGACGGAGGACGGGCAGAAAGACAACGTGGTGACAAAAGAAGGACAAGGGATTCCTATTGTTCAGG aggaaacaacaacatgtaaacTCTCATCAGAGCACACCAGCAAGCGCAGCCATGACTCTGATCTGGATCATCAGGCCGCCTTCGACAACCAGGAGGACTCCTTCTCTGACTCCAGCTCCACGTCCTTTACTCCATCACACACCCACGAAAAGGCACCTCAGGTGTTGGAAGTGGGTGCACCCAGTGAGTCTGAgctccctccagctcctccagctcctccagctccatcagctccatcagctcctccagctcctccagctccatcagctcccccagctcctccagctccatcagctcctccagctcctccagctccatcagctcctccagctccatcagctcctccagctcctccagctccatcagctcctccagctcctccagctccagagaAACAAACTGTGGGGAAAGTCCACAACAAGAATAAG ggttggaagctgcagcagttttccaAAGCAGCTAAAAAAGATCCACCTCACAGAAACCTCCCCACAGCTGGGACCAGGAAGCACCACAAACTGAAGAGTCAGTGTGGAATTGACGCGTGGAAGAGGTGGATCCAGTGGAGGCGATCACAAACCGGCCTGCCCCTCATTTCCT TAAACGAGGACGTTCTTCGCTCCTCTGCCGCCGAGCTGAGTGACGGCCTCTGCTGTTTCATTACCGAAGTGAAACAAGCCGACGGAGAGCCGTACGGCCCCGACGGCCTCTTCTACCTCTGTCTCAGCATACAGCAG TACCTGTTTGAGAACGGTCGTATGGAGAACATATTCAGTGACTTGAGCTACAAAAAGTTCTCCGCTGGGTTCACCAAGACCCTGAAAGCTTTCAAAGCCTCGGTCGCAGCCAGTG cctgtaTCCAATCCTGTGTGGAGGAGAACTTTCTGTGGGACTGTAAGCAGCTGGGGGCGTACTCCCCCATCGTCCTCCTCGAcactctgctcttcttctgctgcaagCACTTTGGCCTCACCACGGTGGAGCAGCACCGCCAGCTGTCCTTCGCCCACGTCGCCTGCTACAGCAAAAACCCCAAGACCACCGTCCTGCGCTTCGACCCCCCAGTGTCCACGAACAAGGCGGAGTCAG atgcaGACAGCGTCCCTTCTAAGAAGCGTAAGAAAAATGAGAGTAAGGAGGAAATCctggagatgatggagaacGTGGAGAACCCTCTGCGCTGTCCCGTCAGACTCTACCAGTTCTACCTCTCCAAGTG CCCAGAGTCGGTAAGGCGGCGCAGCGACGTGTTCTACCTTCTCCCAGATCGCTCCTGTGTTCCCAGCAGCCGTCTGTGGttctcctccacccctctggACGACAGCACAATGGAGGCCATGCTCGTGCGAATCCTCACTGTGCGAGAGCTGCAGGGGGAAGATGGGAGAGGCGTGCACCAGCAGACGTCAGATGACGCCTGA